From a single Macrobrachium rosenbergii isolate ZJJX-2024 chromosome 9, ASM4041242v1, whole genome shotgun sequence genomic region:
- the LOC136842027 gene encoding UDP-3-O-acylglucosamine N-acyltransferase-like yields the protein MDLESRFICPSVEVGAGVEVCPSVEVGAGVEVCPSVKVGAGVEVCPSVVVGVGMEVCPPVEVGAGVEVCPSVEVGAGVEVCDPVEVGAGVVVCPPVEVGGVYGGKQFVLQWKLGLVVVCPSVEVGAGVEVCPPVEVGAGWGVEAGGVGLSGVEAVCPSVEVGAGVEVCPSEV from the exons ATGGATCTCGAGTCCAGATTCA TTTGTCCTTCAGTGGAAGTTGGGGCTGGTGTGGAAGTTTGTCCTTCAGTGGAAGTTGGGGCTGGTGTGGAAGTTTGTCCTTCAGTGAAAGTTGGGGCTGGTGTGGAAGTTTGTCCTTCAGTGGTAGTTGGGGTTGGTATGGAAGTTTGTCCTCCAGTGGAAGTTGGGGCTGGTGTGGAAGTTTGTCCTTCAGTGGAAGTTGGGGCTGGTGTGGAAGTTTGTGATCCAGTGGAAGTTGGGGCTGGTGTAGTAGTTTGTCCTCCAGTGGAAGTTGGGGGAGTTTATGGTGGGAAGCAGTTTGTCCTTCAGTGGAAGTTGGGGCTGGTGGTGGTTTGTCCTTCAGTGGAAGTTGGGGCTGGTGTGGAAGTTTGTCCTCCAGTGGAAGTTGGGGCTG GTTGGGGAGTGGAAGCTGGGGGAGTGGGGTTGTCTGGTGTAGAAGCAGTTTGTCCTTCAGTGGAAGTTGGGGCTGGTGTGGAAGTTTGTCCTTCAGAAGTTTAG
- the LOC136842023 gene encoding loricrin-like yields the protein MSVEFVVPAVEVRQWRWGWCGSLSCSGGWTSSGGCAGVCPAVEVGDGVGVCPAVEVEGMVRSLSGGGDGGGWGWWRGVCPAVEVGPVMGMVSLSCSGGGEVGDLPAVGWVGDGAGVCLASGGWGCSRSLSCSGGWASSGCWGWCGVCPAVEVGPAVEVGDGVLQFVPAVEVRDGAGVCPAVEVGPAVEVGDGGGGSLSGDAVGGWAVEVGDGAGVCPAVEVGDGVEFVQQWRLGMVQGLSCSGGWASSGGWGWCGSLSCSGDGFGQQWRLSGDGVVEFVLQWRLGSSGGWGWCGSLSCSGGWASSGGWGWCGSLSCSGDGWEFVLQWRSGMRVGADVEFYCLVGWTSSGLEASVEVCPAVEVSSDGDGVEFVLQWRLGQQWRLGWCGSLSCSGGWASSGGWGWCGSLSCSGG from the exons ATGTCAGTGGAGTTTGTGGTGCCTGCAGTGGAGGTTAGGCAGTGGAggtggggatggtgtgggagtttgtcctgcagtggaggttggaccagcagtggaggttgtgcaggagtttgtcctgcagtggaggttggggatggtgtgggagtttgtcctgcagtggaggttgagGGGATGGTGAGGAGTTTGAGTGGAGGTGGGGAtggtggaggttggggatggtggaggggagtttgtcctgcagtggaggttgggccagtgATGGGGATGgtgagtttgtcctgcagtggaggtggGGAGGTTGGGGATTTGCCAGCAGTGGGTTGGGTCGGGGATGGTGCGGGAGTTTGTCTTgccagtggaggttggggatgcagcaggagtttgtcctgcagtggaggttgggccagcagtggatgTTGGGGATGGTgcggagtttgtcctgcagtggaggttgggccagcagtggaggttggggatggtgtccTGCAGTTTGTCCCAGCAGTGGAGGTCAGGGATGGTGcaggagtttgtcctgcagtggaggttgggccagcagtggaggttggggatggtggaGGTGGGAGTTTGTCGGGGGATGCAGTGGGAGGCTgggcagtggaggttggggatggtgcgggagtttgtcctgcagtggaggttggggatggtgtggagttTGTCCAGCaatggaggttggggatggtgcagggtttgtcttgcagtggaggttgggccagcagtggaggttggggatggtgcgggagtttgtcctgcagtggggATGGGTttggccagcagtggaggttgtcAGGGGATGGTGTggtggagtttgtcctgcagtggaggttgggcagcagtggaggttggggatggtgtgggagtttgtcctgcagtggaggttgggccagcagtggaggttggggatggtgtgggagtttgtcctgcagtggggATGgttgggagtttgtcctgcagtggaggtcggggatg AGAGTTGGGGCTGATGTGGAATTTTATTGCCTAGTGGGCTGGACCAGCAGTGGGTTGGAGGCTAGTGTGgaagtttgtcctgcagtggaggttagCAGTGATGGGGATGGtgtggagtttgtcctgcagtggaggttgggccagcagtggaggttgggatggtgtgggagtttgtcttgcagtggaggttgggccagcagtggaggttggggatggtgtgggagtttgtcctgcagtggaggttga
- the LOC136842024 gene encoding loricrin-like gives MVGMVSLSCSGRLDQQMRLGMVQSLSCSGGWDGVGVCPAVEVGSLSVEVGDGDGEFVLQWSWGWWSLSCSGGWTEEVGDAGVCPAVEVVGSLSCSGVGPAVEVGDGVGVCPAVEVGPAVEVGDECGRLVLQWRLVGSLSCSGGWGMVRRSCSLSCSGGWTSSGGWGWWEFVLPAVEVCPVQWRLGMVWEFVLQWRWGWSSSGGWGCGGGGWGWCGSLSCSGGWASRRLGQMDGGSLSCSGGWSSGGWGWCGSLSCSGGWASSGGGPGICPAVELGHSGVCPAVEVGDGVGVCPAVEVGDGAGVCPAVEVGDGEGVCPAVEVGDGEGVCPSVEVGNAVEVGPVVEVGDGVGVCPAVEVGEPILQWRLSSSGGWGWCGVCPAVEVGPAVEVGDGGGWGVQELACSGG, from the exons aTGGTGGGGATGgtgagtttgtcctgcagtgggaGGTTGGACCAGCAGatgaggttggggatggtgcagagtttgtcctgcagtggaggttgggatggtgtgggagtttgtcctgcagtggaggttgggagTTTatcagtggaggttggggatggggatggtgagtttgtcctgcagtggagttGGGGATggtggagtttgtcctgcagtggaggttggacaGAGGAGGTTGGGGAtgcgggagtttgtcctgcagtggaggtggtggggagtttgtcctgcagtggagttgggccagcagtggaggttggggatggtgtgggagtttgtcctgcagtggaggttggaccagcagtggaggttggggatgagTGCGGGAGGTtggtcctgcagtggaggttggtggggagtttgtcctgcagtggaggttgggggaTGGTGAGGAGGTCCTgcagtttgtcctgcagtggaggttggaccagcagtggaggttggggatggtgggagtttgtcctgccagcagtggaggtttgtccagtgcagtggaggttggggatggtgtgggagtttgtcctgcagtggaggtggGGTTGgtccagcagtggaggttggggatg tggaggtggaggttggggatggtgcgggagtttgtcctgcagtggaggttgggccagcaggaGGTTGGGCCAGATGGatggtgggagtttgtcctgcagtggaggttggagcagtggaggttggggatggtgcgggagtttgtcctgcagtggaggttgggccagcagtggaggagGTCCAGGgatttgtcctgcagtggagttGGGCCATagtggagtttgtcctgcagtggaggttggggatggtgtgggagtttgtcctgcagtggaggttggggatggtgcgggagtttgtcctgcagtggaggttggggatggtgagggagtttgtcctgcagtggaggttggggatggtgagGGAGTTTGTCCTTCAGTGGAGGTTGGGaatgcagtggaggttgggccagtagtggaggttggggatggtgtgggagtttgtcctgcagtggaggttggtgAGCCtatcctgcagtggaggttgtccagcagtggaggttggggatggtgtggagtttgtcctgcagtggaggttgggccagcagtggaggttggggatggtgggggttggggagtgCAGGAGTTGGCCTGCAGTGGAGGTTGA
- the LOC136842025 gene encoding mucin-2-like, whose product MPQPPLQDKLPHHPQPPLLVQLLVHCRTNSHHPRLHCRTNYLTIPTSTAGPTSTAGQTPTPSPTSTDKLPHHPQPPLQDKLPTIPPPLQDKLTAPSPTSTAGPTSTDKLPHHPQPPLLVQPPLQDKLLHHHPHCWSSTASPTSTAGQTPTTIPNLHCWSNLHCRTNSHHPQPIPNSHCRTNSHTIPTSTAGQTHHLHCRSPTTAGPLQDKLPPSPTSTPTSTAGQTPPGQTIPNLHCWSNSTAGQTPAPSPTSTAGPTSTAGQTPAPSPTNLHCRTNSLHHPQTSTAGQTPTSSPTSTAGPTPTSGQTPTIPPSPTSHCRTNSTPPSPNLPNPLSNPTAGQTPIPTCRTNSHSIPNPHCRTNSHTIPNLHCWSNCHFRTNSHSIPNPYYRTNSHTIPNLHCWTNSHIPPQLHSNPTSGQTPTPSPTPTTGQTPTPSSTSPAGPTPTSGQTPIPSPTPTAGQTPTPSPTSTAGPTPTSGQTPTPSPTPTARQTPTPSPTSTTGPTTTSGQTPTPSPTPRTTPSPTSLPNSHCRTNSHTIPNLHCWSNPNFQDKQDKLPPSQPPLQDKLPHHPQPPLLVQPSPLQDKLPHSTPQPHCRTNSTPSPTFTAGPTPLQDNSHSIPNPTIPNLHCWSNHHFRTNSHSIPNPHCRTNSHTIPNLHCWSNPHFRTNSTPSQPPLQDKLPHHPQSPLHCFRVPSPLQDKLPHHPQPPLLVQPPLQDKLLHHPQPPLQDLLPHQP is encoded by the exons AtgccccaacctccactgcaggacaaactcccgcatcatccccaacctccactgctggtccAACTGCTggtccactgcaggacaaactcccaccatccccgactccactgcaggacaaactacCTCACCATCCCCACCTCCACTGCTggtccaacctccactgcaggacaaactcccacaccatccccaacctccact gacaaactcccacaccatccccaacctccactgcaggacaaactccccaCCATCccacctccactgcaggacaaactcactgcaccatccccaacctccactgctggtccaacctccact gacaaactcccacaccatccccaacctccactgctggtccaacctccactgcaggacaaactcctgCACCACCATCCCCACTGCTGGTCCTCCACtgcatccccaacctccactgcaggacaaactcccaccaccatccccaacctccactgctggtccaacctccactgcaggacaaactcacACCATCCCCAACCCATCCCCAACtcccactgcaggacaaactcccacaccatccccacctccactgcaggacaaactcacCACCTCCACTGCAGGTCCCCAACCACTGCTggtccactgcaggacaaactcccaccatccccaacctccaccccaacctccactgcaggacaaactccaccAGGACaaaccatccccaacctccactgctggtccaactccactgcaggacaaactcccgcaccatccccaacctccactgcaggtccaacctccactgcaggacaaactcccgcaccatccccaaccaacctccactgcaggacaaactccctgCACCATCCCcaaacctccactgcaggacaaactcccacatcatccccaacctccactgctggtccAACCCCCACTTcaggacaaactcccaccatCCCTCCATCCCCAACCtcccactgcaggacaaactccaccCCACCATCCCCCAACCTCCCCAACCCACTGTCTAAccccactgcaggacaaactccaatccccacttgcaggacaaactcccactcCATCCCCAACccccactgcaggacaaactcccacaccatccccaacctccattGCTGGTCCAACTGCCACTTCAGGACAAACTCCCACTCCATCCCCAACCCCTACtacaggacaaactcccacaccatccccaacctccactgctggacAAACTCCCACATCCCTCCCCAACTCCACTCCAACCCCACTTCAGGACAAACTCCCACTCCATCCCCAACCCCTACtacaggacaaactcccacaccatcctcAACCTCCCCTGCTGGTCCAACCCCCACTTCAGGACAAACTCCCATTCCATCCCCAACCCctactgcaggacaaactcccacaccatccccaacctccactgctggtccAACACCCACTTCAGGACAAACTCCCACTCCATCCCCAACccccactgcaagacaaactcccacaccatccccaacctccactacTGGTCCAACCACCACTTCAGGACAAACTCCCACTCCCTCCCCAACTCCCAGGAcaacaccatccccaacctccctCCCCAACtcccactgcaggacaaactcccacaccatccccaacctccactgctggtccAACCCCAACTTCCAGGACAAACAGGACAAACTCCCTCCCTCCCAACccccactgcaggacaaactcccacaccatccccaacctccactgctggtccAACCATCCCCACTTCAGGACAAACTCCCCCACTCCACTCCCCAAccccactgcaggacaaactccacaccatccccaaccttcACTGCTGGTCCAACcccactgcaggacaactcccactccatccccaaccccaccatccccaacctccactgctggtccAACCACCACTTCAGGACAAACTCCCACTCCATCCCCAACccccactgcaggacaaactcccacaccatccccaacctccactgctggtccAACCCCCACTTCAGGACAAACTCCACTCCATCCCAACccccactgcaggacaaactcccacaccatccccaatcTCCCCTCCACTGCTTCAGGGTTCCATccccactgcaggacaaactcccacaccatccccaacctccactgctggtccaacccccactgcaggacaaactcctacaccatccccaacctccactgcaggacctACTTCCACACCAGCCCTGA